One window from the genome of Elusimicrobium sp. encodes:
- a CDS encoding GNAT family N-acetyltransferase, with amino-acid sequence MSVQVRLITDNELKEFVDFPFELYKDNPYWVGELKADTVKLLRQDNAFWHHAERALFIACQNGKPVGRIMALVNQAHNEYQKENIGFFGFFDCINDEKVSAALFAKAEDWLRAKGVSAVRGPANPSSNHVYGLLTDSFDSMPAIMMPYNFPYYMELIEKAGFSKVKDLLAFHRTKEDKFSERFLKVCSRCERAKGITLRRLNLKNLEQEAEIIRDIYNKAWAENWGFVPLDKQGMADVVNELKLVVKPEGTCVLEVDGVPAGFYIAIPNMNHALKELRGSLANPWRILKALWAWRKIKDARLIMLGVSPEFRKRGIDLVLIKHIVDHGVAVWNEAELSWVLEDNEGIIRGIMESGCHPSKRYRVYQKEL; translated from the coding sequence ATGAGTGTGCAAGTTCGGTTGATTACTGATAACGAATTAAAAGAGTTTGTAGATTTTCCGTTTGAACTGTATAAGGACAACCCCTATTGGGTGGGGGAATTGAAAGCGGATACGGTTAAACTTTTGCGGCAGGATAATGCTTTTTGGCATCATGCCGAAAGAGCCCTTTTTATAGCCTGTCAAAACGGCAAACCCGTCGGCCGCATTATGGCCTTGGTGAACCAGGCCCATAATGAATACCAAAAAGAAAATATCGGCTTTTTCGGTTTTTTTGATTGTATCAATGACGAAAAAGTTTCAGCCGCGCTCTTTGCCAAAGCCGAAGATTGGTTGCGTGCCAAAGGTGTATCTGCCGTACGCGGCCCGGCTAATCCGTCCAGCAACCATGTGTATGGGTTACTGACGGATAGTTTTGATTCCATGCCCGCTATTATGATGCCTTACAATTTTCCTTACTATATGGAGTTGATTGAAAAGGCGGGTTTTAGCAAAGTAAAAGATTTGCTTGCCTTCCACCGCACAAAAGAGGATAAATTTTCCGAACGGTTTTTGAAGGTTTGTTCCCGTTGTGAACGCGCAAAAGGCATTACCCTTCGCCGCTTAAACTTGAAAAATTTGGAACAGGAAGCCGAAATTATCCGCGATATTTACAATAAAGCCTGGGCGGAAAACTGGGGCTTTGTTCCGCTTGATAAACAAGGTATGGCCGATGTGGTAAACGAGTTAAAACTGGTAGTAAAGCCGGAAGGTACTTGCGTGTTGGAAGTGGACGGCGTACCGGCCGGGTTTTATATCGCTATTCCCAATATGAACCATGCTTTGAAAGAACTTCGCGGAAGTTTGGCTAATCCTTGGCGGATATTAAAAGCCTTATGGGCTTGGCGCAAGATTAAAGATGCCCGCCTGATTATGTTGGGGGTTTCACCGGAGTTTCGCAAACGCGGAATAGATTTGGTGCTTATCAAACACATTGTAGATCATGGGGTAGCCGTATGGAACGAGGCCGAACTATCCTGGGTGTTGGAAGATAACGAAGGCATCATTCGCGGCATTATGGAAAGCGGTTGTCACCCTTCCAAACGCTACCGCGTTTATCAAAAGGAATTGTAA
- a CDS encoding pyridoxal phosphate-dependent aminotransferase family protein, translating to MSDIFEKCRNFKDAKIAMRMGIYGYFQPIESAQGPEVVLDGKTYIMAGSNNYLGLADDPEMKKAASEAALKYGTGCAGSRFLNGNTKAADALEQKIADFKRKEAGLIFSTGYQMNLGVVSCLVKKGDYAIVDKLDHASILDGIKLSEGEMVRFKHNDPADLERVISKLPEEAGKLIIVDGVFSMEGDICPLPEIVKIGKKYGARIMVDDAHATGIIGKTGRGTCEYFGLENGEVDLVVGTCSKTFATVGGFVVGSEEVIHYIRHSARSQIFSAALPPASVASITKALELIENDTSRRDNLFRLTAKLKKGLEDLGFDLGTSTTPILPVHVGSNENCFKMWRALHEMGIFSNPVVSPAVPPGRALMRLTLMATHTDEHVEKIIAAFAQAGRAVGIIK from the coding sequence ATGTCTGATATTTTTGAGAAATGCAGGAATTTTAAGGACGCCAAAATTGCCATGCGTATGGGCATCTACGGTTATTTCCAACCGATTGAGTCCGCGCAAGGGCCCGAAGTGGTATTGGACGGAAAAACCTATATTATGGCAGGTTCCAACAACTACTTGGGTTTGGCCGATGACCCGGAAATGAAAAAAGCCGCCAGTGAAGCCGCTTTGAAATACGGCACGGGCTGTGCGGGTTCCCGCTTTTTGAACGGAAACACCAAAGCCGCTGATGCGTTGGAACAAAAAATCGCCGATTTTAAGCGCAAAGAAGCGGGTTTGATTTTCTCTACCGGATATCAGATGAACTTGGGTGTGGTGTCTTGCCTTGTTAAAAAAGGCGACTATGCCATTGTAGATAAATTGGATCATGCCAGCATCTTGGACGGCATTAAACTTTCCGAAGGCGAGATGGTGCGCTTTAAGCACAACGATCCTGCCGATTTGGAACGCGTTATCTCCAAACTCCCCGAAGAAGCCGGTAAACTGATTATTGTGGACGGTGTGTTTAGTATGGAAGGGGACATCTGCCCCTTGCCCGAAATTGTAAAAATCGGGAAAAAATACGGCGCCCGCATTATGGTGGACGATGCCCACGCTACGGGTATCATTGGTAAAACGGGCCGCGGCACCTGCGAATACTTCGGGTTGGAAAACGGCGAAGTCGATTTGGTAGTGGGTACCTGCTCCAAAACCTTTGCCACCGTCGGAGGTTTTGTGGTCGGCTCCGAAGAAGTGATTCACTATATCCGCCACTCTGCGCGCAGCCAAATTTTCTCTGCCGCGCTTCCTCCGGCCTCTGTGGCTTCCATTACAAAAGCTTTGGAACTCATTGAAAACGATACCTCGCGTCGCGACAATTTGTTCCGCTTAACTGCTAAACTTAAAAAAGGTTTGGAAGACCTTGGTTTTGATTTGGGCACCAGCACTACGCCCATCTTGCCCGTACATGTAGGAAGCAACGAAAACTGCTTCAAAATGTGGCGCGCCTTGCACGAAATGGGCATCTTCTCCAACCCGGTAGTAAGTCCTGCTGTGCCTCCGGGCCGCGCACTTATGCGCCTTACCTTGATGGCTACCCACACGGACGAACATGTGGAAAAAATCATCGCGGCGTTTGCGCAAGCGGGCCGTGCGGTGGGAATCATTAAATAG
- a CDS encoding tryptophan-rich sensory protein — protein sequence MKFIKFIFWLALCQLAGLVGSEAVMENMDWYNQLTAPPFTPPNGIFGLVWAVLYVLIGIAAFLALKDFPKSTTKKPACLFLLQLALNACWTPIFFGEQNLGAAFILVAGMLAEGVWLLKAFYKQSRWAGNLMIPYMIWIAFATYLTGAFWLLNR from the coding sequence ATGAAATTCATTAAGTTTATTTTTTGGTTGGCTCTTTGCCAACTGGCGGGCCTGGTGGGTTCGGAAGCCGTCATGGAAAACATGGACTGGTACAACCAACTAACGGCCCCGCCGTTTACTCCGCCCAACGGCATTTTCGGGCTGGTATGGGCCGTATTGTATGTGCTGATAGGGATAGCAGCTTTTTTGGCACTTAAAGACTTTCCAAAGTCAACTACCAAAAAACCCGCTTGTTTGTTTTTACTGCAACTGGCACTCAATGCTTGCTGGACTCCTATTTTCTTTGGAGAACAAAACTTGGGAGCGGCTTTTATCTTGGTGGCAGGTATGCTGGCGGAAGGGGTGTGGCTGTTAAAAGCCTTTTACAAACAAAGCCGTTGGGCCGGCAACCTGATGATTCCTTATATGATATGGATTGCCTTTGCCACTTATTTAACCGGAGCATTCTGGCTGCTCAACCGTTAG
- the rfaE2 gene encoding D-glycero-beta-D-manno-heptose 1-phosphate adenylyltransferase codes for MKAKNKILGPRALKKFVENERAAGKKIVFTNGCFDILHAGHVSVLEFSRAKGDVLIVGMNSDASVRRLKGPTRPVNTQADRALVLAGLESVSAVAIFEEDTPYNLIKAVCPDVLVKGGDYKPSEIVGREFAKKVVRFALLKGRSTTNIIKKVSK; via the coding sequence GTGAAAGCCAAAAATAAAATTTTAGGCCCGCGCGCGCTAAAAAAGTTCGTGGAAAATGAACGCGCCGCCGGCAAGAAAATTGTATTTACCAACGGATGTTTTGACATTTTGCACGCCGGGCATGTGAGTGTGTTGGAGTTCTCCCGCGCTAAAGGCGATGTGTTGATTGTCGGTATGAACAGCGATGCTTCCGTCCGTCGGTTAAAAGGCCCTACCCGCCCCGTTAACACACAAGCGGATCGTGCTTTGGTGTTGGCAGGATTGGAAAGCGTATCTGCCGTGGCTATTTTTGAGGAAGATACCCCGTATAATTTAATCAAAGCCGTTTGCCCCGATGTGCTTGTGAAGGGGGGCGATTATAAACCCAGCGAAATTGTGGGCCGTGAATTTGCAAAAAAAGTGGTGCGCTTTGCTCTGTTAAAGGGCCGTTCCACCACAAACATTATTAAAAAAGTAAGTAAATAA
- a CDS encoding prepilin-type N-terminal cleavage/methylation domain-containing protein codes for MKKGFTLIELLVVVLIIGILSAVALPQYNKAVLRSKSVQLQTALKSFVDTERIYFLENGVRATAITQLSLPYNTNSAGDIAPENVYFELSNDDYSVHLSYALWKSGTYKGQGLLYVHHGKAFSKCGCVICVGDEFCKGLSGTLLRQTYGRRFYLLPDSNCSGQTTRCSLT; via the coding sequence ATGAAGAAAGGTTTTACTTTGATAGAACTTTTAGTAGTGGTTTTAATCATCGGTATATTATCCGCGGTGGCTTTACCACAGTATAATAAAGCCGTGTTACGCTCTAAATCTGTTCAGTTACAAACGGCTCTAAAATCGTTTGTGGATACAGAGAGAATTTATTTTTTAGAAAATGGGGTTCGTGCTACGGCCATTACCCAACTATCGCTTCCCTACAATACCAATTCTGCCGGAGATATTGCACCGGAAAATGTTTACTTTGAACTTTCCAATGATGACTACAGTGTTCATCTTAGTTATGCGCTATGGAAAAGCGGCACCTACAAAGGCCAAGGCCTTTTGTATGTTCATCATGGAAAAGCATTTAGTAAATGTGGTTGTGTTATTTGTGTAGGAGATGAGTTTTGCAAGGGGCTTTCCGGCACCTTGCTACGCCAAACTTACGGAAGAAGATTCTATCTGTTGCCGGACAGTAATTGCTCCGGTCAAACGACGCGTTGTTCTCTTACTTAG
- a CDS encoding ATP-binding cassette domain-containing protein, whose protein sequence is MIDIKDLSFHFGLRTLFEDTSVMIQDGQKVGLVGPNGCGKSTLFKLIEGKFSPDGGKIDVSRGTQIASVAQEIADPSVPLLDYVLAANKELTALNKELENPSISGERMAEVFDKLEFLGAHSAEARASAILSGLGFVNEDFKRPLKEFSGGWQVRANLAATLYAPSNCLLLDEPTNHLDLETAMWLENYLVRLDKTIFIISHDRHILNRLCDKIIHVEEAQLKLYNGNYDTYERTRAAAIEGARLAAAKHERVVAHLQSFVDRFRYKATKAKQAQSRIKMIEKLGSAPQIPKDPEAHFQFPSPERLQNSLVTIEGGIAGYDEKPVLENLNLRIEPDDRIALLGANGNGKSTLAKILSHRLLLMGGKMTLAKKMKIAYFSQHQTEELDVEKTPYQQLSAAMPLATETQVRAQLGAFGLNKAKSDTEIGKLSGGEKSRLLLALITKDAPHLLILDEPTNHLDIQSRQALLEALNNYEGAVILITHDLHVIELTCDTLWLVRRGTCQTFTGDLDDYKAQLLKNNDRNDLASDKMTSKEAQRKAAAERRVRVAPLKKEIRALDEKIEKLTARKTALEEQLVAAYSADSSIELALLNSQLKDAEEEWLRLNEEYEAALNGAE, encoded by the coding sequence ATGATAGATATTAAAGACCTTTCCTTCCATTTCGGTTTACGCACTTTGTTTGAAGACACATCCGTCATGATTCAAGACGGGCAAAAGGTGGGGCTTGTGGGCCCGAACGGGTGCGGAAAATCTACTTTATTCAAACTGATTGAAGGGAAGTTCTCCCCCGACGGCGGAAAAATAGATGTTTCGCGCGGCACGCAGATTGCTTCCGTCGCGCAGGAAATTGCCGACCCGTCCGTACCGCTTTTAGATTATGTCCTTGCTGCCAATAAAGAATTAACCGCGCTAAATAAAGAGTTGGAAAACCCTTCAATTTCCGGTGAGCGCATGGCCGAAGTTTTTGATAAATTGGAATTTTTGGGGGCTCATAGCGCAGAAGCCCGTGCCAGTGCTATTTTAAGCGGGCTTGGGTTTGTGAACGAAGATTTCAAACGCCCCTTAAAAGAATTTTCCGGCGGGTGGCAAGTTCGTGCCAATCTGGCGGCCACCTTGTATGCCCCGTCCAACTGTTTGTTATTGGACGAGCCTACCAACCACTTAGATTTGGAAACCGCCATGTGGTTGGAAAACTACTTAGTACGCCTGGACAAAACTATTTTTATCATCAGCCACGACCGCCATATCCTAAACCGTTTATGCGATAAAATTATCCATGTGGAAGAGGCCCAATTAAAACTTTACAACGGCAATTACGATACCTACGAACGCACCCGCGCCGCCGCCATAGAAGGGGCCCGTTTGGCCGCCGCCAAACATGAACGGGTGGTGGCACATTTGCAGTCGTTCGTGGATCGTTTCCGCTACAAAGCCACCAAAGCCAAACAGGCGCAAAGCCGTATTAAAATGATTGAAAAATTAGGCAGCGCACCCCAAATTCCCAAAGACCCGGAAGCCCACTTTCAGTTCCCTTCACCCGAAAGACTCCAAAATTCTTTGGTTACCATAGAAGGCGGTATTGCCGGATATGACGAAAAACCCGTGTTGGAAAACTTAAACCTTCGTATCGAGCCGGACGACCGCATTGCTTTACTGGGTGCCAACGGAAACGGCAAATCTACCTTGGCTAAAATTTTGTCGCACCGTTTGTTGTTAATGGGCGGAAAAATGACCTTAGCCAAAAAAATGAAAATTGCCTATTTCTCCCAGCATCAAACGGAAGAATTAGATGTCGAAAAAACCCCTTACCAGCAACTTTCCGCCGCCATGCCTTTGGCCACGGAAACGCAGGTGCGCGCGCAACTGGGGGCCTTTGGGCTCAATAAAGCCAAGTCCGACACGGAAATCGGCAAACTTTCGGGGGGGGAAAAGTCCCGCCTGCTATTGGCACTTATCACTAAAGATGCGCCCCATTTACTGATTTTGGACGAGCCCACCAACCACTTGGATATTCAATCTCGTCAAGCCTTGTTGGAAGCCTTAAATAATTACGAAGGAGCGGTTATCCTCATTACGCACGATTTGCACGTAATAGAACTGACCTGTGATACTTTGTGGTTGGTGCGCCGCGGAACCTGCCAAACTTTTACCGGCGATTTGGACGACTATAAAGCGCAACTCTTAAAAAATAACGACCGTAACGATTTGGCTAGCGACAAGATGACTTCCAAAGAAGCCCAGCGTAAAGCCGCCGCCGAACGCCGCGTACGGGTAGCCCCATTGAAAAAAGAAATTCGCGCGTTAGACGAAAAAATAGAAAAATTAACTGCCCGTAAAACCGCCTTGGAAGAACAACTGGTGGCGGCTTATTCGGCAGACAGCAGTATTGAACTGGCGCTTCTAAACAGTCAGTTAAAAGACGCGGAAGAAGAGTGGTTGCGCCTAAACGAAGAATACGAGGCCGCCCTAAACGGAGCAGAATAA
- the accC gene encoding acetyl-CoA carboxylase biotin carboxylase subunit — translation MSAQIKITPFKKVLIANRGEIALRVIRTLKEMGIGSVAVYSEADRSSLHVRMADEAVCIGAAPSSLSYLNIDAIVTAAKITGADAVHPGYGFLSENADFAEAVTKAGMTFIGPTAKAISMLGVKSTARDIAVKAGVPITPGSDGVVGKNFREVARKIGFPIMIKASLGGGGKGMRACLKEEDLERMMKTAQGEAKANFGDDRVYFEKLVLNPRHIEVQVAGDNYGNVVAFAERDCSMQRRHQKLVEESPSPFVDAVTRKKLCEAACKLVKAAKYRGVGTVEFLMAQNKEFYFMEVNTRLQVEHPVTEAVCGQDLVKMQIQIAQGEPLHITQEEAATINCHAIEHRINAEDSSKNFTPCPGTIEEWIPAGGLGVRVDSHMYTGYTIPSYYDSLIAKLIVTAPDRAKLLERSRRCLGEFVIGGVQTTIPFHHKIVENEDFINGNMDTGLIERMMAKEQEKSESQK, via the coding sequence ATGTCCGCGCAAATCAAAATTACTCCTTTCAAAAAAGTTCTTATCGCCAACCGCGGCGAAATTGCCTTGCGTGTAATTCGCACGCTTAAAGAAATGGGCATCGGTTCGGTGGCCGTATATTCCGAGGCCGACCGCTCCAGCCTGCATGTGCGCATGGCCGACGAAGCCGTTTGCATTGGGGCTGCGCCTTCTTCTTTAAGTTATCTAAACATTGATGCGATTGTAACTGCGGCTAAAATTACGGGGGCCGATGCCGTGCACCCGGGGTACGGTTTTCTTTCCGAAAATGCCGATTTTGCCGAGGCCGTTACCAAAGCCGGTATGACTTTTATCGGCCCGACCGCCAAGGCTATTTCCATGTTGGGCGTCAAATCTACCGCGCGCGATATTGCCGTAAAAGCCGGCGTGCCGATTACGCCCGGTTCCGACGGAGTAGTCGGTAAAAACTTCCGCGAAGTAGCCCGCAAAATCGGTTTTCCTATTATGATTAAAGCTTCTTTGGGCGGCGGTGGAAAAGGGATGCGTGCATGCTTAAAAGAAGAAGATTTGGAACGCATGATGAAGACGGCCCAAGGCGAAGCCAAAGCCAATTTCGGCGATGACCGTGTTTATTTTGAAAAACTCGTTTTGAATCCGCGCCATATTGAAGTACAAGTGGCGGGGGATAACTATGGTAATGTCGTGGCTTTTGCCGAGCGCGACTGCAGTATGCAACGCCGCCACCAAAAATTGGTGGAAGAATCACCCTCCCCGTTTGTGGATGCCGTTACCCGCAAAAAACTCTGCGAAGCGGCTTGCAAACTCGTAAAAGCCGCTAAATATCGCGGCGTCGGTACGGTGGAATTTTTGATGGCGCAAAATAAAGAATTTTATTTCATGGAAGTAAACACGCGCCTTCAGGTGGAACACCCGGTTACGGAGGCCGTTTGCGGGCAAGATTTGGTGAAAATGCAAATTCAAATTGCCCAGGGCGAACCGCTTCACATCACGCAGGAAGAAGCAGCCACCATCAATTGCCATGCCATTGAACACCGCATCAACGCGGAAGACAGTTCTAAAAATTTTACGCCGTGCCCCGGCACCATTGAAGAGTGGATTCCTGCCGGCGGTTTGGGAGTTCGTGTGGACAGCCATATGTACACGGGCTACACTATCCCCAGTTATTACGACAGTTTAATTGCCAAGTTAATCGTTACCGCCCCCGACCGCGCCAAACTTTTGGAACGCAGCCGCCGTTGCTTGGGCGAATTTGTTATCGGCGGGGTACAAACCACGATTCCGTTTCACCACAAAATAGTGGAAAACGAAGATTTCATAAACGGCAATATGGATACGGGCCTCATTGAACGCATGATGGCCAAGGAACAGGAAAAAAGTGAAAGCCAAAAATAA
- the typA gene encoding translational GTPase TypA, with amino-acid sequence MNNTRQDVRNVAIIAHVDHGKTTVVDSLLKFAGEFKVKEDQAQDTVLDSNPLERERGITILAKCTSIGYKDHTINIVDTPGHADFGSEVERVLRMVDGAILMVDAVEGPMPQTRFVLRKALALGLRPIVVINKMDRDHVRPSEVVDEVFNLFMELGATDEQLDFPIIYASGRAGWASLKMEEQGADIAPILDTILSHVPAPEARLDEPLQMQVTMLDYNNFLGHVGIGRILAGSIKKGQPVALIHHDGSVSQAKAAKIERYLGLGKVEVEDAQAGDIVSIAGLEGVDVGDTICRPDALKPLPPLTIDAPTMSMDFMVNDSPFSGKEGKFVTSRHLKNRLEKEAQTNVGLKVEQLEGEGKFKVFGRGELHLTVLIENMRREGFELAVSSPEVIYKEENGQILEPMEYLILDVKSEFQGAVFTLLGTRAAKLENMVAEGEDRLRLEYLIPSRALIGFKNEFLTNTRGTGIMHHSFHGYYPKVNLPDLRRNGVLIAKEDGETTPYALFALEDNGELFLGPGVKVYAGQIVGQNSRSNDLVVNPCKAKHLSNMRSKASDESYVLTPPRQMSLEQAVEYIAPDELAEITPSSIRLRKKILSHLLRKRTEKAAEIAEEEAAAAA; translated from the coding sequence ATGAATAACACCCGCCAAGATGTACGCAATGTGGCCATTATTGCCCACGTAGACCACGGTAAAACCACTGTGGTGGACTCCCTGCTTAAATTTGCCGGAGAATTCAAAGTAAAAGAAGACCAAGCCCAAGACACTGTGTTAGATTCCAACCCCTTGGAACGCGAACGCGGTATTACGATTTTAGCCAAATGTACTTCTATCGGCTACAAAGACCACACCATTAACATTGTTGACACTCCCGGTCACGCCGATTTCGGCAGTGAGGTAGAACGCGTTCTTCGTATGGTGGACGGCGCTATTTTGATGGTAGATGCCGTGGAAGGCCCCATGCCGCAAACCCGCTTTGTACTTCGCAAAGCCTTGGCCCTCGGCTTGCGCCCCATCGTGGTTATTAACAAAATGGATCGCGACCATGTCCGCCCCAGCGAAGTGGTGGACGAAGTGTTCAACCTCTTTATGGAATTGGGTGCTACGGACGAACAATTGGACTTCCCGATTATTTACGCTTCCGGTCGTGCCGGTTGGGCCAGTTTGAAAATGGAAGAACAAGGTGCCGATATTGCCCCCATTTTGGATACGATTTTAAGTCATGTCCCTGCGCCGGAAGCCCGTTTGGACGAGCCCTTGCAAATGCAAGTAACCATGCTTGATTACAACAACTTCTTGGGCCATGTGGGTATCGGGCGTATTTTGGCAGGTAGCATCAAAAAAGGCCAACCCGTTGCGCTTATTCATCACGACGGCAGCGTATCTCAGGCCAAAGCCGCCAAAATAGAACGCTACTTGGGCCTTGGCAAAGTGGAAGTGGAAGATGCCCAAGCGGGGGATATTGTTTCCATTGCCGGCTTGGAAGGGGTAGATGTGGGCGATACCATTTGCCGCCCCGATGCCTTAAAGCCCTTGCCTCCGCTTACGATTGATGCTCCCACCATGTCCATGGACTTTATGGTAAACGACAGTCCGTTTTCCGGAAAAGAGGGTAAATTTGTTACCAGCCGCCACCTCAAAAACCGCCTTGAAAAAGAAGCCCAAACCAATGTGGGGTTGAAAGTGGAACAGTTGGAAGGCGAAGGTAAATTTAAGGTCTTCGGCCGCGGGGAACTGCATTTGACGGTGCTGATTGAAAATATGCGCCGCGAAGGTTTTGAACTTGCGGTATCTTCTCCCGAAGTAATTTACAAGGAAGAAAACGGCCAAATTTTGGAACCGATGGAATACCTGATTTTAGATGTTAAAAGCGAATTTCAAGGGGCGGTGTTTACGCTCTTGGGTACGCGCGCGGCCAAACTGGAAAACATGGTAGCGGAAGGGGAAGACCGCCTGCGTTTGGAATACCTGATTCCTTCCCGTGCGTTAATCGGTTTCAAAAACGAATTTTTAACCAACACCCGCGGTACGGGTATTATGCACCACAGTTTCCACGGGTACTATCCTAAAGTAAACCTGCCGGATTTGCGCCGCAACGGGGTGTTAATCGCCAAAGAAGACGGCGAAACCACGCCCTACGCGCTTTTTGCTCTTGAAGACAACGGCGAACTTTTCTTGGGCCCCGGGGTAAAAGTATATGCGGGCCAGATTGTGGGGCAGAACTCCCGCTCCAACGATTTGGTAGTCAACCCGTGCAAAGCCAAACACTTAAGCAATATGCGCAGTAAAGCCAGCGACGAATCTTATGTGCTCACTCCTCCGCGCCAAATGAGTTTGGAACAAGCGGTGGAATACATCGCGCCGGACGAACTGGCCGAAATTACGCCGAGTTCTATTCGCTTGCGCAAAAAAATCTTGTCGCACTTGCTTAGAAAGCGCACCGAAAAGGCCGCCGAAATTGCGGAAGAAGAAGCCGCTGCGGCCGCCTGA